The Staphylococcus simiae genome includes the window AGACATACGACCTGCTACTTCGCTCATTGGTGATAGTAATGGCAATGATCTATCAGGTAATTGTACTGTCTCGTATGCAATACTAATAACTTTGCTATCGATTAAAGCTTGTGTTAGTTTTTCTTCATTAGCTAAATGTAGATAAGTAAAGAGTACTAAACCTTCTTTAAAATATTTATATTCTGGTTCAAGTGGTTCTTTCACTTTGATAACCATATCTACATCCCATACTTTTGCTTGTTCAGCAATAATTTCTGCACCAGCTTCTTTGTAATCTTTATCTTCAAAGAATGATCCAGAACCTGCGTTTGTTTCCACCAATACAGTATGTCCACTTTCAACTAATGCATGAACACCACTAGGGGATAAACCAACACGGTTTTCATTATTTTTTATCTCCTTAGGTATACCAATTTTCATTACATCCACCTCCATACTCATCTTAACGCGAACTATATGAAAGCGCAATCAAATTTACACAAAATTGTAACTGTTATTTCTCTAACTTTTCGGAAAATTATGTTAAAATAGACTTAAGAAAGAAGAAGGAGGCACTTACTATGATTACTTATAAAAATATTTTAATTGCAGTTGATGGTTCACATGAGGCAGAATGGGCATTTAACCGTGCTGTTGGCGTTGCAAAACGTAATGATGCGAAATTAACAATTGTGAATGTTATCGATTCAAGAACATATTCATCATATGAGGTTTATGATGCTCAATTCACTGAAAAGTCTAAACACTTTGCAGAAGAGTTATTAAATGGCTATAAAGAAGTAGCCACTAATGCAGGTGTAAAAGATGTTGAAACTCGACTAGAATTTGGTTCTCCTAAATCTATCATTCCTAAAAAACTTGCTCATGAAATTAATGCAGATTTAATAATGAGTGGTACTTCTGGTTTAAATGCTGTAGAAAGATTTATCGTCGGCTCAGTATCTGAAGCTATTGTACGTCATGCACCATGTGATGTATTAGTCGTTCGTACAGAAGAATTACCAGCTGACTTCCAACCACAAGTAGCTACAACTCAATTACGTGAGAAATATCAAAATTAATCATTTATAATAATTAAATACATCTCGTTGTAGTTTCAAAACTGCAACGGGATGCATTATTTTATATCAACAAAAGCTCTAATCTGATAAACCAATCAGATTAGAGCTTTTCTACTTTAACTTATATTACCGCTACTATTTAATTATTTTAAATTTCCGAATGTCATAACATCACGTGCAATCATACTTTCTTCATCAGTTGGTATTACAATAACTTTAACTGGTGAATGTGGGTAGTTAATAAAGCCTTCTTTTCCACGTAACTTTTCATTTTTCTTAGGATCCCAGTATACACCCATAAATTCTAGTCCTTCTAAAACTTTAGCACGTATTTCTACTGAGTTTTCACCAATTCCAGCTGTGAAGACGATGACATCAACACCGTGCATTCTTGCTGCATAAGAACCAATGTATTTATGGATTTTAGAAGCAAAAACATCTAATGCCATTTGAGAACGGTCTTTACCGTTTGAAGCTTCTTCAGATAAATCACGTAAATCACTTGACGTACCAGAAAGTCCTAATAAACCAGACTCTTTATTTAAAATTTCTAATACTTGTTCAGCAGTCTTACCTGTTTTTTCCATAATGAATGGAATTAAAGCTGGGTCAATATTACCTGAACGTGTACCCATTGTTACACCAGCAAGTGGTGTGAAGCCCATTGACGTATCAATTGATTCTCCACCATCAATAGCTGCAATTGAAGCACCATTACCAATATGACAAGAAATAATACGTAGATCTTCAATTGGTTTGTCTAAAATCTCTGCTGCTCTTTGTGATACAAATTTGTGACTTGTACCATGGAAGCCATATTTACGAATACCATAATCTTTATAATAATGATATGGCAAGCTATATAAATATGCTTTCTCAGGCATCGTTTGATGGAATGCAGTATCGAAGACAGCTACATGCGGAATATTTGGTAATAATTTACGGAATGCACGAATACCCATTAAGTTTGCTGGGTTGTGTAAAGGTGCTAATTCACTTAATTCCTCAATTTCTTTTTCAATTTCATCAGTGATTTTGACAGACTC containing:
- a CDS encoding universal stress protein, which produces MITYKNILIAVDGSHEAEWAFNRAVGVAKRNDAKLTIVNVIDSRTYSSYEVYDAQFTEKSKHFAEELLNGYKEVATNAGVKDVETRLEFGSPKSIIPKKLAHEINADLIMSGTSGLNAVERFIVGSVSEAIVRHAPCDVLVVRTEELPADFQPQVATTQLREKYQN
- a CDS encoding acetate kinase, with amino-acid sequence MSKLILAINAGSSSLKFQLIRMPEEELVTKGLVERIGLKDSIFTIEVNGEKETTIKDINDHVEAVDIMLEAFKEHNIINDINDIDGTGHRVVHGGEKFPESVKITDEIEKEIEELSELAPLHNPANLMGIRAFRKLLPNIPHVAVFDTAFHQTMPEKAYLYSLPYHYYKDYGIRKYGFHGTSHKFVSQRAAEILDKPIEDLRIISCHIGNGASIAAIDGGESIDTSMGFTPLAGVTMGTRSGNIDPALIPFIMEKTGKTAEQVLEILNKESGLLGLSGTSSDLRDLSEEASNGKDRSQMALDVFASKIHKYIGSYAARMHGVDVIVFTAGIGENSVEIRAKVLEGLEFMGVYWDPKKNEKLRGKEGFINYPHSPVKVIVIPTDEESMIARDVMTFGNLK